In Colletotrichum lupini chromosome 6, complete sequence, a single window of DNA contains:
- a CDS encoding linoleate diol synthase, which produces MMKTSRNGSNSSAGGDTYKPTTTGTSMKNPKSGPSRADPRTYSAYHGSESEGPTGRRCVKNFAIDEEFEQILTAREDLKTLVQIIKSKIKREKIQDDKTMIMERTIQIVAKLPHNSRLREQLTNTFIEELWGSLDHPPMLYMGDEYKYRQADGSYNNPMLPRLGAAGGPYARSVKPRIVTLGAMPDPGLIFDAVMGRTSYKKHPNNVSSILWYWATIIIHDLFWTDFKDVTKSKTSAYLDLSPLYGSNQEMQDSIRTFKDGKLKADSFADKRLIGMPPGVCVLLIMFNRFHNHVAENLAAINEGDRFTPPSKNLNEEKTAAALKKYDEDLFQTARLVTSGLYINITLVDYVRNIVNLNRTNTTWTLDPRQEAGIDAGTPDGAEAGTGNVNSAEFNLCYRWHSCISDKDDKWIQKFYGKLLGNKGQMSPQEMACVFGQFEKSIPDDPGMRTFAEYERGEDGKFDDDDLVDCISSAIEDCAGAFGARNVPQVMRPVEIMGILQGRKWNVAGLNEFRKHFGLKPHESFEEINSDPAVADQLRNLYQHPDYVELYPGLVAEEAKTPLTPGVGIAPTYTISRVVLSDAVCLVRGDRYYTTDYNPRHLTQWGYKEVDYDLNVNHGCVFYKLFLRAFPNHFKGNSVYAHYPMVIPPENQQILTDLGRVNQFDFERPKPIPTRTNITSFGGAKYVLDSQSRFKVTWDEGLSFLMGKGGSRFMLSGDTDFHTGQKKCMSAQLYKDDWNSHVKKFYADITEQLLREKSYKLAGQTHVDIIRDVGNIAHVHFAARVFNLPLKTHKNPKGVFTEQEMYQILAVIFVCIFFDIDPAKSFPLRQAAKEAAQSLGKLIETNVKITTKTGLRGIFTGSADKQDPLALYGTNMIKGLDKAGLSTYDIAWSQILPTSGAMVPNQAQVFAQAVDYYLSPPGSKHLDQIHAVAKAPTTKESDAVLLGYAMEGIRLAGTFGSYREAAQDDVIVEDGGREVPVRRGDKVFVSFVSAAKDANHFPHPEEVNPRRPIDSYIHYGLGPHSCLGRDVSQVALTEMFRTLFRKTNVRRVPGPQGLLKKVPRPGGFFVYLKEDWGQIWPFPVTMKVMWDDE; this is translated from the exons ATGATGAAGACCTCCAGGAACGGAAGCAATTCAAGTGCTGGCGGCGATACATACAAGCCTACCACTACTGGTACCAGCATGAAGAATCCTAAATCTGGCCCAAGTCGAGCAGACCCACG AACTTACTCGGCCTACCATGGTTCAGAATCTGAAGGCCCTACAGGCCGCAGGTGTGTGAAAAACTTTGCCATAGACGAAGAATTTGAGCAGATACTGACGGCGAGAGAAGATCTCAAGACACTCGTTCAGATCATCAAATCCAAGATCAAGAGGGAGAAGATCCAAGATGACAAAACCATGATCATGGAACGGACAATTCAGATTGTTGCCAAGCTCCCACACAACTCTCGCCTACGAGAGCAACTGACGAACACTTTCATTGAGGAGCTCTGGGGGTCACTTGATCATCCTCCGATGCTTTATATGGGCGATGAATACAAATACCGTCAGGCCGATGGGTCTTATAAT AATCCAATGCTTCCAAGGCTAGGAGCTGCTGGAGGGCCATATGCCAGATCTGTCAAGCCTCGTATTGTCACCCTGGGCGCTATGCCGGATCCTGGCTTGATCTTTGATGCCGTGATGGGGCGCACGAGCTACAAGAAACACCCCAACAACGTTTCGAGTATTCTTTGGTATTGGGCAACCATTATTATTCATG ACCTCTTCTGGACGGACTTCAAAGACGTGACGAAGTCCAAAACGTCCGCGTATCTTGATCTCTCGCCATTGTATGGAAGCAATCAGGAGATGCAAGATTCAATCAGAACATTTAAGGATGGCAAGCTCAAAGCCGATAGTTTCGCTGATAAGCGTCTTATCGGAATGCCACCCGGAGTCTGTGTCCTCTTGATCATGTTCAACCGATTCCATAACCATGTGGCGGAGAATTTGGCTGCTATCAACGAGGGAGACAGATTCACACCGCCAAGCAAAAATCTCAACGAGGAGAAGACAGCTGCGGCTCTGAAGAAATATGACGAAGACTTGTTCCAAACTGCGAGACTTGTGACATCTGGCCTCTACATCAACATCACATTGGTCGATTACGTACGAAACATCGTCAATCTGAACCGCACCAACACGACTTGGACACTCGACCCCCGACAGGAGGCTGGTATCGATGCCGGTACACCGGATGGAGCGGAGGCAGGCACTGGGAACGTCAACTCCGCTGAGTTCAATCTTTGTTACCGATGGCATTCGTGCATCTCAGACAAGGACGATAAGTGGATCCAAAAGTTCTACGGCAAGCTCCTAGGTAACAAGGGCCAGATGTCCCCCCAGGAAATGGCCTGCGTTTTCGGGCAATTCGAGAAGTCTATCCCAGATGACCCTGGCATGCGTACTTTTGCAGAGTACGAAAGGGGCGAGGACGGAAAGTTCGACGATGACGACCTTGTGGATTGCATCAGCTCTGCGATCGAAGACTGTGCTGGAGCGTTTGGAGCTCGAAACGTCCCTCAGGTTATGCGACCTGTTGAGATTATGGGCATCTTGCAAGGACGCAAGTGGAATGTCGCTGGTCTGAACGAGTTCCGAAAGCACTTTGGCCTCAAACCCCATGAAAGTTTCGAAGAAATCAACTCAGACCCCGCTGTCGCGGATCAACTAAGGAACCTCTACCAACACCCAGACTACGTTGAACTATACCCTGGCCTCGTCGCTGAGGAGGCAAAGACTCCCCTGACACCTGGCGTTGGCATTGCCCCCACATACACCATCTCTCGTGTCGTTCTCTCGGACGCTGTCTGTCTAGTTCGCGGCGACAGATACTACACTACGGATTACAACCCCCGGCACCTGACTCAATGGGGCTACAAGGAGGTTGACTATGACTTGAACGTCAATCATGGTTGTGTTTTCTATAAGCTGTTTCTCAGAGCTTTCCCCAACCACTTCAAGGGCAATTCTGTTTATGCCCATTATCCCATGGTCATTCCGCCGGAAAACCAACAGATCCTCACGGATCTGGGAAGAGTCAATCAGTTTGATTTTGAACGCCCGAAACCCATTCCAACAAGGACCAACATCACGTCTTTTGGCGGTGCCAAGTACGTCTTGGACAGCCAAAGTCGGTTCAAGGTGACGTGGGACGAGGGATTGTCCTTCCTGATGGGCAAGGGTGGAAGCCGCTTCATGCTTTCCGGAGACACTGACTTTCACACGGGCCAGAAGAAGTGCATGAGTGCTCAACTCTACAAAGACGACTGGAATTCTCATGTTAAGAAATTCTATGCCGATATTACGGAACAGCTACTTCGCGAGAAGTCATACAAGCTTGCCGGTCAAACACACGTTGACATCATTCGGGACGTAGGCAACATCGCTCACGTTCATTTCGCCGCCAGAGTGTTCAATCTCCCTCTGAAGACACACAAGAATCCCAAAGGCGTCTTCACTGAACAGGAGATGTATCAGATCTTGGCGGTAATCTTTGTCTGCATTTTCTTCGACATCGACCCAGCCAAGTCTTTTCCCCTTCGCCAAGCCGCGAAGGAGGCAGCGCAGTCGCTGGGCAAGCTTATTGAGACGAATGTCAAGATCACTACGAAGACAGGGCTTCGTGGGATCTTCACTGGCTCAGCAGACAAGCAAGACCCTCTCGCATTGTACGGAACCAACATGATTAAGGGTCTCGATAAGGCCGGTCTGAGCACCTACGATATCGCTTGGAGCCAGATTCTGCCTACATCGGGAGCGATGGTGCCGAATCAAGCTCAAGTC TTCGCTCAAGCGGTTGATTACTATCTTTCGCCTCCGGGGTCGAAACACCTCGATCAAATTCATGCCGTTGCCAAGGCACCCACTACCAAAGAGTCTGATGCTGTGTTGCTTGGCTACGCCATGGAGGGCATTCGACTTGCTGGCACGTTCGGTTCTTACCGTGAAGCGGCCCAAGACGATGTTATCGTGGAGGACGGTGGTCGAGAAGTGCCTGTGAGAAGGGGAGATAAGGTATTTGTCAGTTTT GTGTCCGCCGCCAAGGATGCGAACCACTTCCCTCACCCGGAGGAGGTCAACCCGCGGAGGCCGATTGATTCATACATCCATTACGGCCTTGGCCCGCACTCTTGCCTGGGGCGCGACGTAAGCCAGGTTGCTCTCACAGAGATGTTCAGAACGCTCTTCCGGAAGACGAATGTCAGGCGAGTGCCGGGACCCCAGGGACTATTAAAGAAGGTACCAAGGCCTGGAGGTTTCTTTGTGTACTTGAAGGAGGATTGGGGCCAGATTTGGCCGTTCCCAGTTACCATGAAGGTGATGTGGGACGATGAATGA
- a CDS encoding GMC oxidoreductase — translation MFKSLLTTGLLAAAAVAQQTTSYVDSATGITFQRYTETSGFSFGVALPSTVGKDFIGQISAPITAGWASVSLGGPMTNKLLVVAWPNGDSIQTSIRKASGYSNPDVVTDSGITLKPIESGTSVNATAFTYTFVCEGCITGDTTTFTGTSDTTTFGWAYSTTALSDTTSASVALNYHGAGFGLFGANLASAKSADYATWAAKASDAVSTPGTGNGTSPSVPANITTTISNTTYDYIVAGGGAAGLIVAERLAESGKSVLLLERGGPSLASSGGKATVDWNSTVTQYDVPAMGYYLSTAKETSEYCTDTASQAGCILGGSTMVNAMMWVKPPAHDFDDKWPAGWKWSSVEESANKLYERTPGTILASKDGKRYDQGAYDVMSQWLAGNGFSEVDALAEPDKKEAVFTHPPWLIENGMRGGPVRDYLPLAQALPNFKLQLNAKVIRAIRNGTTISGVEIETATNVRQIINLKSGGAAILAAGALSSPRILFNSGIGPKEQIQTVQNGTAQVTLPAEAQWIDLPVGQNLKDHPIFTVNFKTKSTLNSLASTAFTAPSQTDVDQFAQGSGLLSQAGQRLNFWTSVEGSDGGKRYVQGTVNSPANDTIRVKVYLTHGLTSVGALGISADGSTKLTTEPYLTTTEDKEAITSFMNQLIQYASKSNSTLTLSGNVTAESLISEHTTGSHFVGSAVMGSTNDGNSVVDTKTKVWGTDNLYVVDASIHPDLPTGNTQAIVMVAAEHAAAQILGGAGSATNSGSESSSGSGSGSGSGSGSTGCKRSVKRLERLQRFRRAHHSF, via the coding sequence ATGTTCAAGTCCCTTCTTACCACGGGGCTCTTGGCTGCGGCTGCCGTAGCCCAGCAGACAACCTCATATGTCGACTCCGCAACTGGCATCACCTTCCAGAGATACACCGAAACCTCTGGATTCTCGTTTGGTGTTGCCCTGCCTTCAACTGTTGGCAAGGACTTTATCGGCCAGATCTCTGCTCCCATCACCGCGGGATGGGCCTCCGTCTCTCTGGGCGGTCCCATGACCAACAAGCTCCTTGTTGTTGCGTGGCCCAACGGAGACTCTATCCAGACTTCCATCCGAAAGGCGTCAGGATACTCGAACCCCGACGTCGTGACCGACTCCGGCATCACTCTCAAGCCTATTGAGTCTGGCACCTCCGTCAACGCCACTGCCTTCACTTACACCTTTGTGTGCGAGGGATGCATTACCGGTGACACAACCACCTTCACTGGCACTTCTGATACCACCACCTTTGGCTGGGCTTACTCGACAACTGCCCTGTCCGACACCACGAGCGCTTCTGTCGCTCTCAACTACCACGGTGCTGGATTTGGTCTTTTCGGTGCAAACCTCGCCTCTGCCAAGTCCGCCGATTACGCGACTTGGGCCGCGAAGGCCTCCGATGCCGTCTCCACTCCCGGCACTGGCAACGGAACTTCCCCGTCCGTCCCTGCTAACATCACCACCACGATTTCCAACACTACCTACGATTACATCGTCGCCGGTGGCGGTGCCGCTGGTCTTATTGTTGCCGAGCGTCTGGCCGAGTCCGGAAAGAGCGTCCTTCTCCTTGAGCGTGGAGGACCTTCTTTGGCGTCCAGCGGTGGCAAGGCTACCGTCGACTGGAACAGCACCGTCACCCAGTACGACGTCCCTGCCATGGGCTACTACCTCTCGACCGCCAAGGAGACCAGCGAGTACTGCACGGACACCGCTTCCCAGGCTGGCTGCATTCTCGGTGGCTCTACCATGGTCAATGCCATGATGTGGGTTAAGCCTCCCGCGCACGACTTCGACGACAAGTGGCCCGCGGGCTGGAAGTGGAGCAGCGTTGAGGAGTCTGCCAACAAGCTCTACGAGCGAACCCCGGGAACCATCCTCGCCAGCAAGGACGGAAAGCGTTACGACCAGGGCGCCTACGATGTCATGTCCCAGTGGCTGGCCGGCAACGGCTTCAGCGAGGTCGACGCTCTTGCCGAGCCCGATAAGAAGGAGGCAGTCTTCACACACCCTCCTTGGTTGATCGAGAACGGTATGCGCGGCGGTCCCGTCCGTGACTACCTGCCTCTTGCCCAGGCTTTGCCCAACTTCAAGCTGCAGCTTAACGCCAAGGTCATCCGTGCCATCCGCAACGGCACCACCATCTCTGGTGTCGAGATTGAGACTGCTACCAACGTTCGCCAGATCATCAATCTGAAGTCCGGCGGCGCCGCCATCCTGGCAGCTGGTGCTCTCTCTTCCCCTCGTATCCTGTTCAACAGCGGTATCGGCCCCAAGGAGCAGATCCAGACTGTTCAGAACGGAACCGCTCAGGTTACCCTCCCCGCTGAGGCCCAATGGATCGACCTCCCCGTCGGCCAGAACCTCAAGGACCACCCCATCTTCACCGTCAACTTCAAGACCAAGTCCACCCTTAACTCTTTGGCCAGCACTGCATTCACCGCCCCTAGCCAGACCGACGTCGACCAGTTCGCCCAGGGATCCGGACTTCTGAGCCAGGCTGGACAGCGCCTGAACTTTTGGACCAGTGTCGAGGGCTCTGATGGTGGCAAGAGATACGTCCAGGGCACTGTCAACTCTCCTGCCAACGACACTATCCGCGTCAAGGTCTACCTCACCCACGGTCTCACCTCTGTCGGCGCTCTCGGCATTTCTGCCGACGGCTCCACCAAGCTCACCACCGAACCCTACCTCACCACTACTGAGGATAAGGAGGCTATCACCAGCTTCATGAACCAGCTTATCCAGTACGCCTCCAAGTCCAACAGCACCCTGACTCTGTCCGGCAACGTCACCGCCGAGAGCCTCATTTCCGAGCACACCACCGGCAGCCACTTTGTCGGCAGCGCTGTCATGGGCTCCACCAACGACGGAAACAGCGTTGTTGATACCAAGACCAAGGTCTGGGGCACTGACAACCTCTATGTCGTCGATGCTTCCATTCACCCTGACTTGCCCACCGGTAACACCCAGGCTATTGTCATGGTTGCTGCCGAGCACGCTGCTGCCCAGATCCTTGGAGGAGCTGGAAGCGCTACCAACTCTGGCTCTGAGTCTAGCTCCGGCTCCGGCTCCGGCTCTGGCTCCGGCTCTGGCTCGACTGGTTGCAAGCGTTCTGTCAAGCGCCTCGAACGCCTTCAGCGTTTCCGTCGTGCTCACCACAGCTTCTAA